Proteins encoded in a region of the Pyrenophora tritici-repentis strain M4 chromosome Unknown M4_contig_00033, whole genome shotgun sequence genome:
- a CDS encoding Velvet multi-domain protein, with translation MVDLWNQEGTAAVNLVRHSSAAPTVSISSSTTTSYPPPPDRQYVTTAIPQYDPPYRMTTHMPSYSHGPVMGYPYPQPGPPASYPAYAQTYGQPPQAPIMPPAPMSSNHTRNLIGMNAVNACRLNDLDGKAGFWFVLQDLSVRTEGTFRLKLSLFDIGSGTNTVVPESQGPTHGKGPCLAHSFSEQFTVYSAKKFPGVIESTPLSKCFAQQGIKIPIRKDAPKEIVNANEYEADD, from the coding sequence ATGGTGGACCTCTGGAACCAGGAAGGTACCGCCGCTGTCAACCTAGTGCGGCATTCCAGCGCAGCTCCCacagtcagcatcagcagtagcacaacgacctcgtatccgccgccgccagaCCGGCAGTACGTAACAACAGCCATTCCGCAGTACGATCCACCGTACAGAATGACGACGCACATGCCGTCATATTCGCATGGCCCCGTAATGGGGTACCCGTACCCGCAGCCTGGACCGCCGGCTAGCTATCCGGCGTACGCCCAAACTTACGGCCAACCACCCCAGGCACCCATAATGCCCCCCGCACCCATGAGTTCAAACCACACGCGCAATCTTATCGGCATGAATGCCGTCAACGCTTGTCGTCTCAACGACCTCGACGGCAAAGCCGGCTTCTGGTTCGTGCTGCAGGATCTGAGCGTCCGGACAGAGGGCACCTTTCGACTCAAGCTCAGCCTCTTCGACATTGGCAGCGGCACAAACACGGTGGTGCCCGAGAGTCAGGGCCCCACACACGGTAAAGGTCCTTGCCTTGCACACAGCTTCTCAGAGCAGTTTACAGTCTACTCTGCCAAGAAGTTCCCAGGTGTAATTGAGAGCACACCGCTCAGTAAGTGCTTTGCACAGCAGGGTATCAAGATACCGATACGGAAGGATGCACCAAAAGAAATAGTCAACGCAAACGAATATGAGGCGGATGATTAG